TCATAGTTAGCAAAGGTGTTATAGTGCCAATTGTTTTTGGTGTAAAAGGTAGGCCTATCGTAAGGAACCAAGTCCCATCCTTCGTAAAGTCTTTTAACTAAATCGGGGTTAGAAGTAtaatatcttgaaaatcCAACTAAAGTACGGTTGTCACTGATATCTTGTAACATGGTCTTGAAGTTAGGAGCATCATAGGTGTAATTACCActcttcaaaattatacCTTTCCAAATCTGACCCACGAAATCATTGTTTCCCTTTTGTTGGTCTTCACCTACGCTAATTGTTCCCTGAACCCGAGGCTCTACAATAGAAATGTATGCAAGCTGGTTGCCTGCATCAGCTCTGTTCTGTAATTCATGTAAAAGATAACTGAATGTTGTGATAGGATGCACTGtatcttcttcactttTAATACCTTGGAACTTGGCCCACGGCGAAAGCCTAATGGCTAATCTATGTGCGCCGACAATAGAAGTCAAATGATCGATTAAATCCAACACAAACTTTGCTCTTTTCTCAATACTTCCACCGTATTTGTCATTTCTGGTGTTTGCTGATGGCTGAAGGAATTGATCGATTAAGTAACCGTGGGCACCATGGAgttcaatataatcaaaacCAGCAGCTAAT
The nucleotide sequence above comes from Debaryomyces hansenii CBS767 chromosome A complete sequence. Encoded proteins:
- a CDS encoding DEHA2D12232p (similar to uniprot|Q03558 Saccharomyces cerevisiae YHR179W OYE2 NADPH oxidoreductase or uniprot|P41816 Saccharomyces cerevisiae YPL171C OYE3 NADPH oxidoreductase); its protein translation is MPATEIIPLKHTDLFKSIKVGDHTLSNKVVHAPTTRFRALDDHTPSDLEFEYYSKRSQFPGSLLVTEATFVSEQAGLYSNVPGIWEAKHVQAWKKITDEVHKNGSFIACQFWYLGRVGDPKLLKKRGLDFVSSSDNYVDKKSKKYAESVGNPLRALTEDEVHDLVFKTYANAAKNALAAGFDYIELHGAHGYLIDQFLQPSANTRNDKYGGSIEKRAKFVLDLIDHLTSIVGAHRLAIRLSPWAKFQGIKSEEDTVHPITTFSYLLHELQNRADAGNQLAYISIVEPRVQGTISVGEDQQKGNNDFVGQIWKGIILKSGNYTYDAPNFKTMLQDISDNRTLVGFSRYYTSNPDLVKRLYEGWDLVPYDRPTFYTKNNWHYNTFANYEEEDKSIKEEEEKRFAKDIGLLKAHL